TAGAAAGTTCCACAGAGGCAGTTAAGCAAGCAGTTAAGCAAGACCCCAATGCCATCGGTTTTATATCACTTGCTAACCTTGATGACACCGTTAAAGCACTTGAAATTGATGGTATAATACCATCAGAGAAAACAGTGGCTGATGGATCATACAAACTCCAGAGACCATTCCTATTCCTTACAAAAGGCGAACCAACTGGCGTAGTGAAGGATTTCATTGATTGGGTCCTAAGCCCAGAAGGACAAGCAATAGTAAAATCTGAGAAAGTAGTCCCAGCCAAACAATAGAATACAACCCCCCCACTTTCTCTTTTTTTAGAACCCCCCTTGAGATGAAAGATTAATATACTAATTAAGGAAAATTATTTTAGAGGAAATAATATTTCTCAGGGTGATACACTTGGATATAAAATGGAAAGGGGGGATAATACTCATATTTGTCATCTTAATCTACCTATTATTAAGACCAGGCGTCCATTATGAGAGAATCGAGATAGCAGGTTCAACATCTGTACAGCCAGTGGCTGAAAAACTTGCAGCTGAATACATGAAAAAACACCCGGACGTTAAAATAAACATACAAGGCGGAGGATCTGGTATGGGCATCAGAACAGCCCAACAGGGTGTTGTGGATATAGGTACAAGTTCAAAATCCCTTAAACCCGAAGAAAAGGATGGTTTAAGAGAATATGTTATCGGGAAAGATGGTATAGTGATAGCAGTGAACAAAGAAAACCCCATAAACGACTTGACAAAAGAACAACTTAGAGACATATTCAGTGGAAAAATACGAAACTGGAAGGAAGTAGGAGGCCCAGACGCCGAAATACATGTCATAGTCCGGGAAGAAGGATCAGGGACCAGAAGTTCATTCCAGAGCCTAGTAATGAAAGATACTAAAATAAGAAAGGATGCAATAGTTCAAGGATCCACAGAATCAGTTAAACAAGCAGTTAAACAAGACCCATATGCTATAGGTTTTGTTTCAATGTCCCATATGAGCGATGATGTAAAAGCCCTCAAAATTGATGGTGTCCAACCATCTGAGAAAACAGTCGCCGATGGATCATACCCACTTGTCGTTCCATTCATATTCCTTACAAAGGGCGAACCGACCGGTGTCGTGAAGGACTTCATAAAGTGGGTTTTTTCACCAGAAGGACAGAACATAATAAGAAGTGAAAGAATTGTACCTGCAATAGCAAATGTTTCAGATGATGACTAAATTGTGAGGGGCATACCATGATAAGTAGGACAAGAGAAATGTTAATTGAAAAAGGACTTTTCCTAACCGCAATATTCTCAATAATAATAATAATATTACTAATAGTACTTTTCATCTTCAGAGAAGCCATACCAATATTCCAAGACTATGGTTTTATACATTTCATATTCGGTTGGGAATGGGCCCCTTCAGATGGAGAATATGGCGTATTTACAATGATAGTAGGATCATTATGTATTACTTTCCTCTCACTCGCCATTGCAGTTCCCTTCTCATTTTTATGCGCAATTTTCATGGCGGAAATAGCACCACAATTCATGAGAAGAATCCTCAAACCAGTCATTGAAACACTAGCAGCCATACCATCTGTCGTATACGGATTCTTTGGACTCATAGTCCTAGTACCCCTTGTAAGGACACATATTGGGGGCACAGGCTTCGGCATACTCACAGCCTCATTAATACTTGCCATCATGATAATGCCCACAATAATAAGTGTATCAGAGGATGCGATCAAATCGGTTCCATTGGAATACAAGGAAGCGTCACTCGCCCTAGGAGCAACCCATTGGCAGACAATAAGATATGTAATAGTCCCGGCTGCAATACCAGGTATAATTACGTCTATTATCCTCGCGATGGGAAGAGCCATCGGTGAAACACTAGCAGTTATAATGGTAGCAGGTAACGTGGCACAGATCCCAAGTTCAATATTGGATCCTGTAAGGGCATTAACATCAAACATAGCCCTTGAGATGGGATACGCAACAGGATTACATTATAGCGCACTCTTTGGAACAGCCGTAATATTATTCATAGTCATCATGATATTGCTGGTAATCGCCAACTACTTCCACTACAAGAAAAAAATAGTAGTCGGAGGAGGCTACCTATAGGGTGATTAAAATGTCACTTAGGCTTATTTCACCCAAAACCACCCAGAAGATAATGAATGGAATACTATGGGCTTCTGGGATATTCACAATAATAATACTCATAGTGATCATAGGCTACATACTCATCAAAGGTTTGCCAGCAGTTAACCTCGAATTCTTACTGTCAGAGCCCATAGATTCTGGCAGAGCTGGTGGTATAGCCCCAATGATAGTCTCAAGCATCTATGTGACACTATTAGCGGTTTTAATCGCAACACCACTTGGTATTGGGGCTGCAGTTTACATGGCAGAATATGCTGGTGAAACGCAGATAGTTAAGCTCATAAAATTTGGTGCTGAAACATTAGCATCAATACCCTCAATAGTCTTCGGATTATTTGGATTATCATTCTTTGTTATATTCCTCGGACTTGGATGGTCCCTCCTTTCAGGAGGTCTTGTACTCGCACTTATGGCTTTACCCACAATATTCCAAGTGGCCGTAGTATCTATTGAGAGCGTGCCAAGATCCTACAGGGAAGCAAGCTGGGCATTAGGCGCTACTAATTGGGAAACAATCTACAGGGTTGTGATACCCGCAGCAATGCCGGGGATAGTCACGGGAATAATATTGGGGATGGCCAGAGCCATATCAGAGGCTGCTGCGGTAATGTTTGTCGTTGGATCCGCTCTTTCAATGCCAATTTCCATCTTCGACCCTGGGAGGCCTCTTCCATTACACTTATATGTGCTTGCCACAGAGGGACTTTCCCTTAAAAACGCTTATGGGACTGCAGCTGTCCTCGTGATAATGGTCCTTATTATTACAGTCACTACCAATACTCTTGTTGAAAGGTATCGGAAGAAAATTATGGGGCGATGATCATGTACAGGATTGAAGTTGAAGATTTAAACGTTTACTTTGGTGAAGACCACATCTTAAAAGATGTGAATTTGAAGATACCTAAGAATACTGTGACAGCTCTTATAGGCCCATCTGGTTGCGGTAAATCAACTTTTATAAGGACACTTAATAGGATGAATGATGTTATACCTGGTTTCCGTCATGAAGGTCATGTTTATTTAGATGGGAAAGACATTTATGATCCTGACGTAGATGTGGTTGAGTTAAGAAAAAAGGTTGGTATGGTTTTCCAAAAGCCGAATCCATTCCCAAAATCTGTATTTGAAAATGTTGCATATGGTCTCCGTGTCCATGGGATAACTGACAAGGAAGTGATAGAGAATAGGGTTGTGGAAAGTTTAAAGGCAGCTGCGCTTTGGGATGAAGTTAAAGATAAATTAGATCAGACAGCTCTCAGCCTTTCAGGGGGGCAACAACAACGTCTGTGCATTGCAAGGACGATAGCTATAGAACCAGAGGTGATATTAATGGATGAACCATGTTCTGCGTTAGATCCTATTTCAACCACTAAAATTGAAGACTTGATACACAAACTAAAGCGCGACTTCACTATAATAATAGTAACACATAATATGCAACAGGCTACAAGGGTCTCAAAGTATACTGCGTTCTTTTTAAATGGTGAGATCGTCGAAAGTGGTTTGACAGAGAGGATTTTTGTAGAACCAAAAGATAAGAGGACAGAAGAATACATAACTGGTAGATTTGGATAATTTTTTCGGTTTCTAGGAGGAATATTATGGAGAAGAAATATCCAAGAATACTTTTCAGAAAAAGGTTAAAAGATTTGAGGAAAGATGTGGAAAAAGTAGCCCAGAAAACCCTTGAAACACATAAAAAGTCTACAAACCTCTTATTCGATTTCGACAAAAAGAGAAAGGAGGAAGTGATCTCAGCCAGTAAAGAGATAGATGATATGGTATTTAACCTTGAAAGGAAATGTATAAGTTTGATAGCTGCTGAACAGCCAGTTGCAAAGGATCTGAGATTTATAGAGGCTTGTATAAAAGTTGGAAGCCATCTTAAAAGGATAGGGTATCTCGCAGCTGATATAGCAGAATATTCTGAGAATATAAAAGATGAGGAAATACCCAAAAAACCCCTAGAAGATCTCATGCACATGGCAGATTTTGTCCAGATGATGCTCTCTAAGGGGATATATTCATTCCTTGATCAAAACATAGAAATGGCAAAAGAACTCAGACACGACGATGACAAAGTGGATGACTTATTCGACCAAACACTAGAACATGTAACGATTAGTATGTTCAAAGATAAAGAAGCCATTAATTATCTTGTAAATCTATTATTCATAGCAAGATTCCTTGAAAGAGTGGCTGACAGGGCTGTGAGCATAGCTGACAGGACAATATTCATGATAACATGTGAAAAACCATAGGATTGGAAATCCATTAAAAAATTATAAAAAGAAGGGGGGCGACTGTTCCCCCCTACTGTATTTTCATGGCTTTAATATGGCGGTGGCATGTCTTGAAGCCCAACATTGTATGCAGACACCAATAGGTAATCCTGCGGTATGGGTGTGAGCAGTTTCTATCTTAACATCTAATGCGGTTGTTTTACCACCAAGTCCCATTGGGCCTATACCACTCCTATTTATTTCCTCGAGTATGCTTTCTTCCAGTTCTGCTATTTTATCGTCTTCGTTTCGTTCCCCAATTTTTTTAAGTAAAGCTCTTTTGGCAAGCTTTAACGCGAGATCTGAAGATCCGCCAACACCTATCCCGACTATTATGGGTGGGCATGGTTTGCCACCGGCTCTAATCACTGTTTCAACCACGAAATCTTTAATACCTTCAAGGCCTTCACTGGGCAGTCCCATTCTTAGCCTGTTGTTATTCTCTGAACCAAAACCCTTTGGCATAACCGTTATTTCGAGAGAATCGGTATCTACTAATTCTAAGTCTATCTGTGGGATCATTTTACCAGTGTTATCCCCAGTATTCTCCCTTGAGATAGGATCCACAACATTAGGCCTTAGTGGGATCTGTGATGTCGCCATTCTAACTCCTTCTATGATCCCATCATAAAGTTTTTCAACTCTAACATTACCCATTTTCACGAATACTATAGGGAGTCCTGTATCCTGGCATATTGGTATCCTTTTTTCCTTGGCGATCTTTATATTTTCTAGGATTGCCTTCAAGTTTAATAATGCTATTTCATCCTTTTCTTCTCTGAAGGCTCTTCTGAGGGCTGATTCAACATCCCTGGGCAGTGTAGTGGTGGCTTTTTTGAAAAGTTGGCATACTGTTTCCTTGACCATTCCTTGGCTGATCATAGGATCCTCCTAGCGTCTATAATTGGATTAAGTCCTTGATCTTTTTAAGTTCGGTTGCTAGTTTATCCCTCTTGGTGGATAATAGATCCTCTGAACTTTCTATTAAAGCTCCTGTGGGACAGATTGAGATACAAAGTGGTTTATCATATTCTATACATAGGTCACATTTACGCGGAGTTCCATGTTCATCCATGTAAATTGCGCCTATGGGACAAGCGTCTCGGCATAAACCGCAGCCTACACATTTTTCTTCATCGATTATAATGGCTCCTTCTTTTTCTATTATGGCGTTTTCTGGGCAGATGTTGAGACAGGGGGCTTTTTCTGGGGCGCAGTGCATACAAAAGATTGGCACGCCATTTAATAAGCGGATAGCATTCCTTGGGCATATTCTTTCACATTTTACGCATTCATCGCATAATTCTGGGCTTAAGATTAACTCTCGCAATGTTAGCCCCCCTATTTTAGTTTCTCCTCGGCTTTTTTGCTTTTTGAGACCAATTCTAGTATGTCAAATTTTGGTTTTGCGGTTCTTGCCATTTTTGCTATGTGTTTTTCTTGTTTTTCGAGTTTTAGTTTTTCAGCGTCTACTATAGATAAGGCTCTTTTGGAGCAAGCTTTTATGCAAGCTGGCGTGTCTAGTTTTGGGCATTGGTTACATTTGTGGGCTTTTCTCTCTGATAGTACTATGGCGCCGAATGGGCATACTATCATGCAGAGTCCGCAGCCTATACATCTTTCAAAGTCTATGGTTTCATTGATTGCTTCAGTAGGGCATATTGCCTTACATGGGGCGTCCTCGCACTGTTGACATATTATAGGATAATATGTCCCATTTATTTCACGTATTATTATCCTAGGAGCCCCATAGAGCTCTTCACAGGCTTCTTCGCAGTCTCTGCAACCGTCACATAATTCTGGTTGGCTCAAGATCTTTTTCAACTTTTTATCCTCCACTCTATATTCTGAGCTCTGCACATATCTTGTCTATATACTCTTGTATTTTGGCCTTCTCTTCGTCTTTTAAATGTTTGAATCTTCTCTGGGCATCTAAATATTCTGTGACTGGTCTACGCTGTATTGGCCTATAAGTAACCCTGAATTCTCCTTCTTCTATCTCATATAATAGCCAAGCACCTGTTTCTACTGCAAGTCTTCCGATTTCTATAGTCTTTGATGGGTCGAATCCCCATCCTGTTGTGCATGGTTGATGTAAGTGTATGTATGCTGGTCCTTCTGTCTCCTTTGCCTTTTTAACTTTTTTCATGAAATCTTCTGGGTATGATATTGATGCTGTTGCCACATATGGTACCCCATGGGCTGCCATGATGAATGGCATGTTCTTTTTGGGCCTGTCTTCGCCGAAGCTCTTTTTACCTGGTGGTGATGTTGTGGTTGATGCGCCATAGGGTGTTGCTCCACTTCTTTGTATTCCCGTGTTCATGTATGCTTCGTTATCGTAACAAATGTAGATGATGTTATGGCCTCTTTCCATTGCCCCTGAGAGGGCTTGCATGCCTATGTCTGCTGTTCCACCATCACCTGCGAATGCAACCACGTTTATGTCCTTTTTGCCTTTGGCTTTTAGGGCTCTTTCTATGCCTGAGGCAACTGCGGCTGCATTTTCAAATGCTACGTGTATCCATGGTATTTCCCATGCTGTCTCTGGGTAGGGTGTGGTGATAACTTCTAGGCAGCCGGTTGCTGAAACTGCTATTGTATTTTTGCCGAGGGCTTTTAGTGCTAATCTCACGCCTAGGGTTGCGCCGCATCCTGCGCAGCCACGGTGGCCTGGGGCGAGGAGTTCTTCTTTGGGGATTTCCATTTAGGATCCCTCCTTTAATCCGATCCATGTGATGTCCTTTTCTGGTTTTTCTGTTTTCTCCACAATCTCCTTAACATTTTGGGGTGTTATGTCGCGTCCTCCTAATCCTAGGATGAAATTGTAAATTTCTTTGTCGCGTATTTTAGCCCTCATATCTGTGTAGAGTGCTCCTCCCATGCTAAATGTGATGTCTTTATCAAGGACTGCTATTTTATCAGCGTCTTTAATTGCATTATAAATTTCTTTTGCTGGGAATGGTCTGTAGACTCTTACTTTGAGTAGGCCGACTTTTTTACCTTCTTTTCTGAATTCATCGACTAATTCTTTTAGGGTGCTGCAGAGGGATCCCATTGCCACGAGCACGATATCCGCATCTTCACATCGGTATTCTTCGATGAAGTTGTATTTGCGGTTGAATGTTTCGTTGAATTCTTTGTTAACCTTTTCTATGATTTTTTTAGATCTTTGTGTGGCTTCTTCGATTTGGTATCTTGCTTCCATGTAATAGTTTGGGTCTGTGAATGTTCCGAGAGACATTGGATTTTCTGGGTCTAATATTGCATGTTCTGGTTTGTACTCTGGTAGGAAGTTGTCTATTTCTTCTTCTGGGAGTATTTCAACTGGTTCTACTGTGTGTGTTAATATGAACCCGTCTAGGCAGACCATGCTGGGTAGGAGTACCTTCTTGTTTTCTGATACTTTATATGATATGAGTATGGAGTCAAAGGCTTCTTGTGCGCTTTCGACATATACTTGTATCCAGCCTGAGTCTCTTTCTGCTATGGAGTCTTGGTGATCGTTCCATATGCTTAGGGGGGCTGAGAGTGATCTGTTGGCGTTTGCCATTACGATGGGGTTTCTGAGGCCTGCTGCTGCGAATAGCATTTCGTGCATTAGTGCTAGTCCTTGGGATGATGTTGCTGTGAATACTCTTACACCGGCTGCTGATGCTCCTATGCATGCGCTCATGGCGCTGTGTTCTGATTCTACTCGTATGTATTCGGCTTCTAGTTCTCCGTTGGCTACGAATTGTGCTAGGTATTCTGATATGGAGGTTTGTGGTGTTATTGGATAAACGGGTATGACGTCTGGTTTGGCGAGTTTCACGGCCTCTGCGACTGCCCGATTTGTTGATATTATTTTTAGTGTCATTTTTTCACCCTGGTTATCTTTCTCTTTCCATTTTTATTGCTTCTACGGGACATTCTTCTGCGCATATCCCGCATCCTTTGCAGTAATCATAATCTATTTCATATTCTGGGCTTATGCATGCGTCTGGACAGAATAATACGCAGTTGTCGCATTCTATACACTTTTCTTTGTCAAGGATTGGTTTGAAAGTTCTCCAGCTGCCTGTTTTGTTTTTTCGCGTGCTTCCGGGTTCTTTTACGGTGGCTCCAATTTCCATTTATATTCACCTTTTTATGTTTTCATAGGCTTTCTTAGCAGCCTCGGCGTTCTTTTCCCCGATTTTGCCGGGGAATGTTTCTTTGATTATCTTTATGATAGCATCTATTGTTACTTCTTCTGTCGCGCCTGCGAATGCTCCGAGCATTGTTGTGTTTACAATGGGTCGGCCTAGGATTTCTAATGCTATGCCTGTAGCGTCGATGGTATATTTTTTGGCTCCTGGAGGTGTTTGGGGTTCTTCTCTCGTGTTTATTATGACTGCACCGTTGGTTTTTAGTCCTGCGAATACGTCAACGACTTCTAGGAGTCCGTCATCTAATACGACAACATAGTCAGGGTTGTAAATTTGATGTCTTCTTCTTATGGGTTTTTCATCTAGTCTTGTGAAGGCCATGACGGGGGCGCCTCTTCTTTCCACACCAAAGAATGGAAAAGCTTGTGAGTACTTCCCATCCTCGAATGCGGCTTTTGCGAGGATTTCTGCTGCTGTGACGGCACCTTGTCCGCCGCGTCCATGAAATCGGATTTCGATCATGGTCTACCTCCAATTTTTCATTGTTAATCATTATAAAATTTTAGTATATATACATGATGGTCAAATTTTATAAATCAATGAGGGATAAAATGAAGGTTCTTATAATCACAGGAAAACTCGCAGGAGAACTCGTAATAAAAGCTTCATCTACTAAAAAGCATGATGTACACGTCCATATCGCAGACATACTCATAGCAGCTTTTCTAACCCCCCGTCAAATAATAAATGAAATAAAAAACTTAGATGATACTATCATCTCGGAACTAGACCTTATACTCATACCAGGCCTAATACCCAAGGATGCTAGCATAATAACAAAGGAGACAGGAATACCCACATATAAGGGGCCTACAGATGCTGCTGACCTCCCAATAGTACTTGATCTTTTGGACAAATTGAAATTATCACCCAAGAAAGCCGCTGACAGGCTCATAGAAGAAGAACAGCGGAAAAGAGCCCTTAAGTTTATAAAAGATTTTGAAGAGGATGAAGAAAAACGTGAGAAATTACTTAAAAAAGAAGAAAACATCCTTGTAGGTGATCTCCCTGTTGGAAGAGACTTTCCAATGAGGGTCTTGGCAGAAGTTGCAAAGGCGCCATTCCTAAAAAAAGAAGAATTAATAAAGCAAGTTAGATATCTCGTGAAAAATGGGGCTGACATAATAGATATCAGGACAATACCAGGCGAAAACTTATCAAAAAGAATACCAGAAATTATAAAAACAGTGAAAAAGGTGGCTGGCAACCTCCCAGTGAGTATTGACACTCTAAACCCTGATGAAATAGAAACAGCTGTTAAAGCCGGTGCACAGCTAGTTCTAAGCCTTGATCATGGAAACTACGAGGAATTATTACCACTTTTAAAAGAAAGAAACATACCAGCAGTTATACTCCCCACAGATTATACTGGAGGTTGGATACCTGAAACAGCCAAGGAAAGAGTGGAATCTTTAGAATCTCTAAAGAGAAAATGTAAAGGTATAGATATCATCCCAGACCCTATCCTAGATCCTGTCAACAGTAAAAGTATCGTGGATTCAATAAAAGCCTGTAAAGAATACACTTCAAGAAACCCGGAACCAATATTCTTTGGCGCGGGTAATGTAGCAGAACTCATAGATGTGGATTCAACAGGAGTGAACGCCCTACTCGCAGGCATGGGCATGGAATTAGGCGCCGGCATACTCTTCACACCAGAAGTAAGTGGGAAAAACAAAGGCAGCACATACGAACTCGCAGTAGCATCACGCATGATGTTTCTTGCAAAAAATAGAAAATCAATCCCCAAAAACCTAGGTATAGACCTCATAATCTTCAAGGACAAAAGAAAGCATGAAAAAATAAAAGAAAAAATAAAAGTCCCAATACTCGAAGCACATGGTGGGATCAAATTCACACAAGATAAAGCAGGAAGTTTCAAAATACTAGTAGAAGATGGTAAAATAAAAGTGATACACTACAAAAACATGGAAGCACAAATCGCACTAGTATCAGATAATGCCAAAAAATTATATGAAGAAATCATAAAAAGGAACCTTGTAACCCGCCTAGAACATGCAGCATACCTAGGAGCCGAATTACAAAAAGCCGAAATAGCACTCATCACAGGAAAAGATTACAGACAAGATCTTGAACTTTTCAGAAAACCATTTAAACTATGAACTATTCTGGAGAGCAATGAATAATGTCATGTACAAAATGTGGCTCAGAAAATGTTATCATCCATAGAAGATATTCAGGACAACACCTATGCAAAAAATGCTTCATTGAAACAATCCAAAAAAAAGTCCTCAAGGACATAAAAAAATACGAACTGATAAAAAAAGGTGATAAAGTACTGGTCGCCCTTTCAGGTGGAAAAGACAGCACAACAGTACTAGATATACTATCAATACTCGCAGAAAGAAACATAATAGAACTCGAGGCAATAACAATAGACGAAGGTATAAAAGACTACCGCGAAAAAGGAATAGAATACGCCTCAGAAACTTGCAAAAAACTTGGAATACCACAACACATATTCTCATTCAAAGAACACTTCAAAATAACAATAGACGAAATAATGGCATCAAAACCCCCAAGAAAAGCATGCACATACTGCGGAGTGCTCAGAAGATGGATACTTAACAAGGAAGCCAAAAAACTTGGAGCAGATAAAATAGCAACCGGACACAATCTTGACGACGAAGTCCAAGCAATAGTAATGAACTACCTAGAAGGAAACATAGAAAACCTCACCAGGATAGGCCCTGCAACCTATTCACAAAAATTTGTAACTAAAATCAAACCACTCAGGGAAATCCCAGAAAAAGAGGTCACAGCATATGTAATGGCAAAGGGCTTAAAAGTCCACCTAGAAGAATGCCCATACCGAAAAACTTCCTTCAGGAAAAAAATAGGCACAATACTAACCGGACTATCAAAAGACCATCCCACCATACTATACTCCACCCTAAGAGGTCATGAAAAAATCAGAAATGCCCTTAAAAAAGAACTTAAAGGGGAATCCATACTAAGAGAGTGTATAAGGTGTGGTCAGCCAGCTGCCCGGGACCTATGCAAAACTTGCACCCTCCTAAAAGAGATAGGGAGGTTAAAAGATGAAATTCACTCTCATAATAGATGACGAGAAAAAAACAATGAAAATCAGGGAAAAATTAACAATCAAAGATGTTCTCAAAGATTTTAAAATCCCCCTAGAAGCGGTTGTAGTTAAAAAAAATGGTGAGATAGTAGTTGAAGAAGAACAAGTAAATGATGGCGACATTATAGAAGTTATTAGGGTCATATATGGTGGATAATACCATGAGAGTGTACTATGAATGCGCTCCGTG
This DNA window, taken from Methanothermobacter tenebrarum, encodes the following:
- a CDS encoding phosphate ABC transporter substrate-binding protein — protein: MDIKWKGGIILIFVILIYLLLRPGVHYERIEIAGSTSVQPVAEKLAAEYMKKHPDVKINIQGGGSGMGIRTAQQGVVDIGTSSKSLKPEEKDGLREYVIGKDGIVIAVNKENPINDLTKEQLRDIFSGKIRNWKEVGGPDAEIHVIVREEGSGTRSSFQSLVMKDTKIRKDAIVQGSTESVKQAVKQDPYAIGFVSMSHMSDDVKALKIDGVQPSEKTVADGSYPLVVPFIFLTKGEPTGVVKDFIKWVFSPEGQNIIRSERIVPAIANVSDDD
- the pstC gene encoding phosphate ABC transporter permease subunit PstC → MISRTREMLIEKGLFLTAIFSIIIIILLIVLFIFREAIPIFQDYGFIHFIFGWEWAPSDGEYGVFTMIVGSLCITFLSLAIAVPFSFLCAIFMAEIAPQFMRRILKPVIETLAAIPSVVYGFFGLIVLVPLVRTHIGGTGFGILTASLILAIMIMPTIISVSEDAIKSVPLEYKEASLALGATHWQTIRYVIVPAAIPGIITSIILAMGRAIGETLAVIMVAGNVAQIPSSILDPVRALTSNIALEMGYATGLHYSALFGTAVILFIVIMILLVIANYFHYKKKIVVGGGYL
- the pstA gene encoding phosphate ABC transporter permease PstA; this translates as MSLRLISPKTTQKIMNGILWASGIFTIIILIVIIGYILIKGLPAVNLEFLLSEPIDSGRAGGIAPMIVSSIYVTLLAVLIATPLGIGAAVYMAEYAGETQIVKLIKFGAETLASIPSIVFGLFGLSFFVIFLGLGWSLLSGGLVLALMALPTIFQVAVVSIESVPRSYREASWALGATNWETIYRVVIPAAMPGIVTGIILGMARAISEAAAVMFVVGSALSMPISIFDPGRPLPLHLYVLATEGLSLKNAYGTAAVLVIMVLIITVTTNTLVERYRKKIMGR
- the pstB gene encoding phosphate ABC transporter ATP-binding protein PstB, with translation MYRIEVEDLNVYFGEDHILKDVNLKIPKNTVTALIGPSGCGKSTFIRTLNRMNDVIPGFRHEGHVYLDGKDIYDPDVDVVELRKKVGMVFQKPNPFPKSVFENVAYGLRVHGITDKEVIENRVVESLKAAALWDEVKDKLDQTALSLSGGQQQRLCIARTIAIEPEVILMDEPCSALDPISTTKIEDLIHKLKRDFTIIIVTHNMQQATRVSKYTAFFLNGEIVESGLTERIFVEPKDKRTEEYITGRFG
- the phoU gene encoding phosphate signaling complex protein PhoU: MEKKYPRILFRKRLKDLRKDVEKVAQKTLETHKKSTNLLFDFDKKRKEEVISASKEIDDMVFNLERKCISLIAAEQPVAKDLRFIEACIKVGSHLKRIGYLAADIAEYSENIKDEEIPKKPLEDLMHMADFVQMMLSKGIYSFLDQNIEMAKELRHDDDKVDDLFDQTLEHVTISMFKDKEAINYLVNLLFIARFLERVADRAVSIADRTIFMITCEKP
- a CDS encoding fumarate hydratase, which produces MISQGMVKETVCQLFKKATTTLPRDVESALRRAFREEKDEIALLNLKAILENIKIAKEKRIPICQDTGLPIVFVKMGNVRVEKLYDGIIEGVRMATSQIPLRPNVVDPISRENTGDNTGKMIPQIDLELVDTDSLEITVMPKGFGSENNNRLRMGLPSEGLEGIKDFVVETVIRAGGKPCPPIIVGIGVGGSSDLALKLAKRALLKKIGERNEDDKIAELEESILEEINRSGIGPMGLGGKTTALDVKIETAHTHTAGLPIGVCIQCWASRHATAILKP
- a CDS encoding 4Fe-4S dicluster domain-containing protein produces the protein MRELILSPELCDECVKCERICPRNAIRLLNGVPIFCMHCAPEKAPCLNICPENAIIEKEGAIIIDEEKCVGCGLCRDACPIGAIYMDEHGTPRKCDLCIEYDKPLCISICPTGALIESSEDLLSTKRDKLATELKKIKDLIQL
- a CDS encoding 4Fe-4S dicluster domain-containing protein — encoded protein: MKKILSQPELCDGCRDCEEACEELYGAPRIIIREINGTYYPIICQQCEDAPCKAICPTEAINETIDFERCIGCGLCMIVCPFGAIVLSERKAHKCNQCPKLDTPACIKACSKRALSIVDAEKLKLEKQEKHIAKMARTAKPKFDILELVSKSKKAEEKLK
- the porB gene encoding pyruvate synthase subunit PorB, giving the protein MEIPKEELLAPGHRGCAGCGATLGVRLALKALGKNTIAVSATGCLEVITTPYPETAWEIPWIHVAFENAAAVASGIERALKAKGKKDINVVAFAGDGGTADIGMQALSGAMERGHNIIYICYDNEAYMNTGIQRSGATPYGASTTTSPPGKKSFGEDRPKKNMPFIMAAHGVPYVATASISYPEDFMKKVKKAKETEGPAYIHLHQPCTTGWGFDPSKTIEIGRLAVETGAWLLYEIEEGEFRVTYRPIQRRPVTEYLDAQRRFKHLKDEEKAKIQEYIDKICAELRI
- the porA gene encoding pyruvate synthase subunit PorA, translated to MTLKIISTNRAVAEAVKLAKPDVIPVYPITPQTSISEYLAQFVANGELEAEYIRVESEHSAMSACIGASAAGVRVFTATSSQGLALMHEMLFAAAGLRNPIVMANANRSLSAPLSIWNDHQDSIAERDSGWIQVYVESAQEAFDSILISYKVSENKKVLLPSMVCLDGFILTHTVEPVEILPEEEIDNFLPEYKPEHAILDPENPMSLGTFTDPNYYMEARYQIEEATQRSKKIIEKVNKEFNETFNRKYNFIEEYRCEDADIVLVAMGSLCSTLKELVDEFRKEGKKVGLLKVRVYRPFPAKEIYNAIKDADKIAVLDKDITFSMGGALYTDMRAKIRDKEIYNFILGLGGRDITPQNVKEIVEKTEKPEKDITWIGLKEGS
- the porD gene encoding pyruvate synthase subunit PorD encodes the protein MEIGATVKEPGSTRKNKTGSWRTFKPILDKEKCIECDNCVLFCPDACISPEYEIDYDYCKGCGICAEECPVEAIKMERER
- the porC gene encoding pyruvate synthase subunit PorC produces the protein MIEIRFHGRGGQGAVTAAEILAKAAFEDGKYSQAFPFFGVERRGAPVMAFTRLDEKPIRRRHQIYNPDYVVVLDDGLLEVVDVFAGLKTNGAVIINTREEPQTPPGAKKYTIDATGIALEILGRPIVNTTMLGAFAGATEEVTIDAIIKIIKETFPGKIGEKNAEAAKKAYENIKR